Genomic DNA from Paenibacillus donghaensis:
TCTACCCGGATAAGACCGGCGCCTACTCCTGGTGGTCCTATATGCCCAAGGTGCGGGAACGGAATGTTGGCTGGCGGATCGATTATTTTCTGGCCTCGGCCAGACTTGCGGATCAACTGAAGGGCGCTTATATTGAATGTGATGTGATGGGCAGCGACCATTGCCCGGTAGTGCTGGAACTGGCGGATCTATAGGCTGTTCCTGCGAGAAATAGAAGGATAATTGATGGTGTTATACATTCTTATATTTTAAGAAAAGGCTGTGCAGTCCCCAGAGGATTGCACAGCCTGTTCGTGCGTATTTACGTGTTATTGCGGTGTAATGGCTTCGTCTTGAGCAGGCGGGGCCGGAAGCGGTTCAGCTTCATGCGCAGCAAGCTTATCCGGCCAGGAGATGTTGTGTGCGGTCCGGCTCAGCCGCTCGTAGAACAGCAGCTCTTTCTTGAATACTGCGGCTACCAGATGGATCAGGAAGGCCATATCCATGACCATCAGCACAATCTGCAGCAGCATTCCCCAACCGGTCCCAAGCATCGGGCGGAAAAAAGGCTCCAGCAGCAGCACATGCAGGCCAAGCAGCACCCAATAGAGCAATCCATAGCGGATGATTAGCCCCCATAGTGGGTAACGCTCACTGCTGCCCTGGACATGAATGCGCACAATCCATTTGCCCAGAGTCCGGCCCTTGGTCAGCAGAGGAATCAGCATGAAGTAGATCCCCGTTGTGAGCCAGAAGGCACCCGGAACGTTCAGCACATATAAGATGCCTGTTGAGAAAGACCATAAGGGACCGTCGATCATAAAAGCCAGTAAACGGCGGGTATAGGTGACTCTTTTGGCAGCCAGATCCTCATTCGTATCCAGCTTCTCAATGCGCGGCAGCAGTCCGGAGATCCAGATGGCTATCCGGTATCCGAGCAGTCCGCCGAGTGTATTGGTAATCAGATCGTCGACATCAAACAGCCGGTAAGGATGATCATAGAAGCCAAAGATGCCGGTCACCTGAGTAATCTCGAAGGACAACGACAATAAGAACGACAATAGAACACAAATGACCCACCGGGTCCGGAAGTAATAACGCAGGAACATCCCGAACGGTACGGTTAACGCGACATTAAAGAGTGCCAGCAATAGTGAAGGCTGACGCAGCAGCGATAAATAACTGCCCAGGCGGGCATTGTCAAGATCTACCCCCTTGAAAATATCCTGAATGAACTGCAGCGGAATATACTGCATAATCGGACCGGTAGGGGCGGCATTATGCCGCGTTGGGGGCAGCGGAAGCAGCACCAGATAGAATGCGTTCATCAGGTACAGCAGCAGCAGATACAGGATCAGTGCTCTGATCTTGTTGATGTAGCCATGACGGCGGTACTGGACCACCAGAAACGGCAGGGTGAACAGCAGTGCTGCTACCGGAAAGGTTAAGAAGGCATAGGAAATGGGAAAAAGATACGTTTCGAACATGGGACACCTGCCATAATCGTTAATTTTGATAGGAAGACCTGAATCGGTGACACAGGTGTTCCCGGCTTATTATAGTTTTTTGACCCGTAGAACTCAACTTATTTATTGCCCGCTCCCGGCATACATATAGTCCATAAAGGAGCGTGACAAGAATGGAGAAAAAAGTGCAGCACTATTACCGCCTGAAGCAGAAGCAAAAAGAGCTGGAGCAGGAAGTGGCCGAGCTTCGCCGGGAGATTATGGCCTACTGCAGTGAACAAGGACAGACGGAAACCGTGATCGGCAGTTATAAAGTCAAGCTGATCGCCCAGAACCGCAAGGAATATGATGACAGCAAGCTGTATGACACGCTCACAGACCCGGAAGTCTGGCGGCTGCTGTCCAGAACCGACCCTTCCAAGGTGGCCAGTCTCACCAAGCTGAACGTAATCTCTGAAGAACAGATCAGGCACACCTATTCACTGAAGACGGTAACTCTGCTGCAGGTGGACAAAAAATAGCATAGT
This window encodes:
- a CDS encoding VanZ family protein, which translates into the protein MFETYLFPISYAFLTFPVAALLFTLPFLVVQYRRHGYINKIRALILYLLLLYLMNAFYLVLLPLPPTRHNAAPTGPIMQYIPLQFIQDIFKGVDLDNARLGSYLSLLRQPSLLLALFNVALTVPFGMFLRYYFRTRWVICVLLSFLLSLSFEITQVTGIFGFYDHPYRLFDVDDLITNTLGGLLGYRIAIWISGLLPRIEKLDTNEDLAAKRVTYTRRLLAFMIDGPLWSFSTGILYVLNVPGAFWLTTGIYFMLIPLLTKGRTLGKWIVRIHVQGSSERYPLWGLIIRYGLLYWVLLGLHVLLLEPFFRPMLGTGWGMLLQIVLMVMDMAFLIHLVAAVFKKELLFYERLSRTAHNISWPDKLAAHEAEPLPAPPAQDEAITPQ